One window from the genome of Bacillus tianshenii encodes:
- the sdaAA gene encoding L-serine ammonia-lyase, iron-sulfur-dependent, subunit alpha, translating into MFRNVKELVQMAEEKKIPISEVMILQEMEVKERTREEVMQQMERNLTVMEQAVERGIEGVKSHSGLTGGAARKLQEYMATGKMLSGHTVLDAVSKAMATNEVNAAMGTICATPTAGSAGVVPGTLFAVKETLNPTREQMIRFLFTSGAFGFVIANNASISGAAGGCQAEVGSAAGMASAAIVEMAGGTPSQSAEAMAITLKNMLGLVCDPVAGLVEVPCVKRNAMGASNAMVAADMALAGITSTIPCDEVIDAMFKIGQRMPETLKETAQGGLAATPTGKRLAEEIFGKPQR; encoded by the coding sequence ATGTTTCGTAACGTGAAAGAACTTGTTCAAATGGCAGAAGAAAAGAAAATTCCAATATCAGAAGTTATGATCCTGCAGGAGATGGAAGTTAAAGAGCGAACACGTGAAGAGGTTATGCAGCAGATGGAACGCAATTTAACGGTCATGGAGCAAGCGGTTGAACGCGGAATTGAAGGTGTGAAATCACATTCAGGCTTAACAGGCGGGGCAGCTCGCAAACTGCAGGAGTATATGGCAACAGGGAAAATGCTGTCTGGTCATACAGTGCTTGACGCTGTTAGTAAAGCGATGGCGACAAATGAAGTCAATGCAGCGATGGGTACAATTTGCGCCACACCGACAGCTGGCTCAGCAGGTGTTGTGCCTGGGACGCTTTTTGCCGTAAAGGAAACGCTTAATCCAACCCGTGAGCAAATGATTCGCTTTTTGTTTACTTCAGGCGCTTTCGGATTTGTAATTGCCAATAATGCGTCGATTTCTGGGGCAGCAGGAGGCTGTCAAGCAGAGGTCGGTTCTGCGGCAGGAATGGCATCGGCAGCGATTGTTGAAATGGCTGGTGGTACGCCGAGTCAAAGTGCAGAAGCAATGGCCATTACGCTTAAAAACATGCTTGGCCTTGTTTGTGATCCAGTTGCAGGGCTGGTTGAAGTGCCTTGTGTGAAGCGGAATGCCATGGGAGCTTCGAATGCAATGGTAGCCGCAGATATGGCGCTTGCTGGCATTACGAGTACCATTCCTTGTGACGAAGTAATCGATGCGATGTTCAAAATCGGCCAGCGTATGCCTGAAACATTGAAAGAAACTGCACAAGGAGGGTTGGCGGCAACGCCGACAGGAAAGAGACTTGCAGAAGAAATATTCGGTAAGCCGCAGAGATAA
- the spoVM gene encoding stage V sporulation protein SpoVM, protein MKFYTIKLPKFLGGVVRAILGSLKKE, encoded by the coding sequence ATGAAATTCTATACGATTAAACTTCCTAAGTTTCTCGGCGGGGTAGTACGAGCGATTCTAGGGTCATTAAAAAAAGAATAG
- a CDS encoding Asp23/Gls24 family envelope stress response protein gives MSIEMKNEHGTIDISNEVIASIAGGAAMDCYGIVGMASKKQLKDGLSEILRKENFTKGIIVRREEEGLHIEMYIIVSYGTKISEVAHNVQTQVKYTLDQTLGLSVDSINIFVQGVRVTNP, from the coding sequence ATGTCGATTGAAATGAAAAACGAGCACGGAACAATTGATATATCAAATGAGGTTATCGCATCGATTGCTGGTGGTGCCGCAATGGATTGTTACGGTATCGTCGGAATGGCTTCCAAAAAGCAGTTGAAAGATGGTTTATCAGAAATTCTTCGCAAAGAAAACTTCACAAAAGGAATTATCGTTCGACGTGAAGAGGAAGGTCTTCATATCGAAATGTACATTATCGTAAGCTATGGTACGAAAATTTCCGAAGTCGCACATAACGTACAGACACAAGTAAAATACACGTTGGATCAAACGCTAGGCTTGTCAGTTGATTCGATTAATATATTTGTACAAGGAGTTCGGGTAACGAATCCGTAA
- a CDS encoding DAK2 domain-containing protein: protein MTVKELDGTRLAEMIVLASTHLANQAAHIDALNVFPVPDGDTGTNMNLSMTSGANEVKKVTENHAGKVASSFARGLLMGARGNSGVILSQLFRGFAKAMEGKETITVKDLAKAFDSGKDTAYKAVMKPVEGTILTVAKDSAKKAQDAAKRTDDIIVFMEQVLDEAKKSLDRTPELLPVLKEVGVVDSGGQGLLTVYEGFVRALKGEDLPKASEVGPSMDELVSAEHHKTAQAHMATEDIEFGYCTEFMVKLEEEKLNENPFEEDVFRETLSEHGDSLLVVSDEELVKVHIHAEYPGDVLTYAQRYGSLINMKIENMREQHTTILEGSSRQAAETQKPAKPKKEYGIIAAAMGSGIAELLRSLGVSVVVEGGQTMNPSTEDLVRAIEEVHAEKVIILPNNGNIVMAATQAASVVDVDVEVVPSKTIPQGMSALLSFNPEASLSDNASAMKDALADVKTGQVTYAVRDTNIDGIDLKKGDFMGIADGKIVTKHENQLQAAKQLLELLIEEDSEIVTILQGEDAKEDETKELESFIEEHFEEVEVEIHAGKQPLYSYIFSVE, encoded by the coding sequence GTGACAGTTAAAGAATTGGATGGAACGCGTTTAGCTGAAATGATTGTTTTGGCCTCAACGCACCTTGCCAATCAAGCAGCACACATTGATGCACTAAATGTCTTTCCAGTACCAGATGGAGATACAGGAACAAATATGAACTTATCGATGACCTCTGGCGCAAATGAAGTGAAAAAGGTGACGGAAAACCATGCAGGTAAAGTCGCTTCTTCATTTGCACGCGGCCTGCTTATGGGGGCTCGTGGAAATTCAGGTGTTATTCTATCACAGCTGTTTCGAGGCTTTGCAAAAGCGATGGAAGGTAAAGAAACGATTACGGTTAAGGATTTAGCAAAAGCATTTGATTCAGGTAAAGATACAGCCTACAAAGCGGTAATGAAGCCTGTTGAAGGAACGATTCTCACTGTCGCCAAGGACAGTGCGAAGAAAGCACAGGATGCTGCAAAGCGAACGGATGATATCATTGTGTTCATGGAGCAAGTGCTTGATGAGGCAAAGAAATCACTTGACCGTACCCCTGAACTGCTTCCTGTTTTAAAGGAAGTTGGCGTGGTCGATAGTGGTGGTCAAGGTCTTTTGACAGTTTATGAAGGGTTTGTGCGCGCATTAAAGGGAGAAGACCTTCCGAAAGCATCTGAAGTTGGTCCATCAATGGACGAGCTTGTTAGCGCCGAGCACCACAAGACTGCTCAAGCACATATGGCAACAGAAGATATTGAATTTGGTTATTGTACAGAATTTATGGTGAAGTTAGAAGAAGAGAAATTAAATGAAAATCCTTTTGAAGAAGATGTTTTCCGTGAGACTTTAAGCGAGCATGGTGACTCCTTGCTTGTTGTATCTGATGAAGAGCTTGTGAAAGTACATATCCATGCTGAGTATCCTGGTGACGTTTTAACATACGCCCAGCGGTATGGAAGTTTAATAAATATGAAAATCGAAAATATGCGTGAACAGCATACAACTATTTTAGAAGGGTCCAGCCGTCAAGCTGCCGAAACACAAAAGCCTGCAAAGCCAAAGAAAGAATATGGGATTATCGCAGCGGCGATGGGAAGCGGCATTGCTGAGCTATTAAGAAGCTTAGGAGTAAGCGTTGTCGTCGAGGGCGGCCAAACGATGAATCCAAGCACAGAGGACTTAGTACGTGCAATTGAAGAAGTTCATGCAGAGAAAGTGATTATCCTTCCTAATAACGGGAATATTGTCATGGCGGCAACACAAGCTGCAAGCGTCGTTGACGTGGATGTAGAGGTTGTCCCGTCTAAGACGATACCTCAAGGCATGAGTGCATTGCTTTCATTTAATCCAGAAGCATCACTCTCTGATAACGCTTCTGCGATGAAAGATGCCCTTGCAGACGTAAAAACAGGACAAGTTACGTATGCCGTTCGTGATACGAACATCGACGGTATTGACTTGAAAAAAGGCGATTTCATGGGCATTGCGGACGGAAAAATCGTCACAAAGCACGAAAATCAGCTTCAAGCAGCAAAGCAGCTGTTAGAATTGCTGATTGAAGAAGACAGTGAAATCGTCACGATCCTTCAAGGTGAAGATGCAAAGGAAGATGAAACCAAAGAGCTTGAAAGCTTCATTGAGGAACACTTTGAAGAGGTGGAAGTTGAAATCCATGCTGGGAAACAACCTCTCTACAGCTACATTTTCTCTGTCGAATAA
- the recG gene encoding ATP-dependent DNA helicase RecG → MSILAELPITKVKGIGEETAETLSDVGIHNVQQLLEYFPYRYEDYRLKDLEDVKHDERVTVEGKVHSEPSLRYFGKKKSRLTLRVLVGNYLITAVFFNRPYVKRQVTIGDHVTITGKWDRHRQTITVSEMKKGEVKRQNEYEPVYHVKGKLSVKGLKRFIAAGFKQYGGAVEETLPQEVLASYKLPPKGEALYEMHFPTNAESVKHARRRFVYEEFLYFQLKMQAIRKFEREQTKGIAIAYEEERVNAFIQSLPFPLTGAQQRVVNEMLTDMRSPYRMNRLLQGDVGSGKTVVAAIGLYAAVTAGFQGALMVPTEILAEQHSLSLKEILEPIGLRLELLTSSVKGKRRQELLAQCAIGEIDIVIGTHALIQDEVNFRSLGFVITDEQHRFGVQQRRALREKGESPDVLFMTATPIPRTLAITAFGDMDVSLIDEMPAGRKPIETYWAKPDMLSRVLKFIYKEVQAGRQGYVICPLIEESDKLDVQNAIDVHAQLSEYFKGSVNVGLMHGRLSSQEKDDVMQQFSRNECQVLVSTTVVEVGVNVPNATIMVIYDAERFGLAQLHQLRGRVGRGDAQSYCILLADPKSDVGKERMRVMTETNDGFELSERDLELRGPGDFFGKKQSGIPEFKVADMIHDYRALEVARQDAAKLIASNVFWQDEKFAPLRRHLEESGVFTGEKLD, encoded by the coding sequence GTGAGTATATTAGCAGAATTACCAATTACAAAGGTTAAAGGGATAGGAGAAGAAACAGCCGAAACACTTTCAGATGTTGGTATCCATAACGTCCAACAGCTGTTAGAGTATTTCCCATATCGTTATGAAGACTATCGGTTGAAGGATTTAGAAGACGTCAAGCATGACGAACGGGTTACTGTCGAAGGAAAGGTTCATAGTGAGCCGTCCCTCCGCTACTTCGGTAAAAAGAAATCACGATTAACACTCCGCGTGTTAGTTGGCAACTATTTGATTACGGCTGTCTTTTTTAACCGGCCATATGTGAAGCGCCAAGTAACAATTGGTGACCACGTGACTATCACTGGAAAATGGGACCGCCACCGCCAAACGATCACCGTTTCTGAAATGAAAAAAGGGGAAGTAAAGCGGCAAAATGAATATGAGCCTGTCTACCATGTGAAAGGAAAGCTATCGGTAAAGGGATTGAAACGTTTTATTGCGGCTGGCTTCAAGCAATATGGAGGAGCAGTCGAAGAGACACTGCCTCAAGAGGTACTAGCTTCTTATAAGCTTCCGCCCAAAGGTGAAGCACTTTATGAAATGCATTTTCCTACAAATGCGGAAAGCGTCAAGCATGCGCGCAGGCGTTTTGTTTATGAGGAATTTCTCTATTTTCAGTTGAAAATGCAGGCGATTCGCAAATTTGAGCGAGAGCAAACGAAAGGGATCGCTATCGCATATGAGGAAGAACGTGTCAATGCCTTCATTCAGTCATTGCCTTTTCCGTTAACAGGTGCACAGCAGCGGGTCGTGAACGAGATGCTGACGGATATGCGCTCTCCATACAGAATGAACCGTCTTCTTCAAGGTGATGTCGGTTCAGGTAAGACAGTTGTTGCGGCGATTGGGTTATATGCTGCTGTTACAGCTGGTTTTCAAGGTGCATTAATGGTACCGACAGAAATTCTTGCCGAGCAGCATTCTCTTTCATTGAAAGAAATACTAGAACCGATTGGCCTTCGTTTAGAGCTCTTAACAAGCTCTGTAAAAGGGAAGCGCCGTCAAGAGCTGTTAGCGCAATGTGCCATAGGTGAGATTGATATTGTGATTGGGACCCATGCATTGATTCAAGATGAAGTGAATTTCCGCTCACTCGGGTTTGTAATAACAGACGAGCAGCACCGCTTTGGCGTTCAGCAACGCCGTGCGTTAAGAGAGAAAGGTGAAAGCCCAGACGTGTTATTTATGACCGCTACCCCAATTCCGCGGACACTTGCAATTACCGCGTTTGGTGATATGGATGTTTCATTGATTGATGAGATGCCGGCAGGACGGAAGCCGATCGAAACGTATTGGGCAAAGCCTGATATGTTGAGCCGTGTCTTAAAGTTTATCTACAAAGAAGTACAGGCTGGCCGGCAAGGATATGTCATTTGCCCGCTTATTGAAGAAAGCGACAAGCTTGATGTCCAAAATGCAATTGATGTGCATGCTCAGCTTAGCGAGTATTTTAAAGGAAGCGTGAACGTTGGTCTGATGCACGGCAGGTTATCATCTCAGGAAAAAGATGACGTGATGCAGCAGTTTAGTCGAAACGAATGCCAAGTGCTTGTCTCAACGACTGTTGTTGAAGTAGGGGTGAACGTTCCAAACGCCACGATTATGGTCATCTATGATGCCGAGCGGTTTGGCTTAGCACAGCTTCATCAGCTTCGCGGACGTGTCGGCCGTGGAGATGCTCAGTCTTATTGTATATTGCTTGCGGACCCGAAATCAGATGTTGGAAAAGAACGAATGCGCGTGATGACCGAAACGAATGATGGCTTTGAGCTTTCAGAGCGTGACCTAGAATTGCGAGGTCCTGGTGACTTCTTCGGTAAGAAACAAAGCGGGATTCCGGAATTTAAAGTAGCCGATATGATTCATGATTACCGCGCGCTAGAGGTAGCAAGACAAGATGCAGCAAAGTTAATTGCATCGAATGTCTTTTGGCAAGATGAAAAATTTGCTCCACTAAGAAGGCATTTAGAGGAGTCTGGCGTATTTACAGGAGAGAAGCTGGATTAG
- the rpmB gene encoding 50S ribosomal protein L28 → MPKKCVVTGRKGRSGQNRSHAMNASKRKFGANLQKVRIMVDGKPKRVYVSARALKSGKVERV, encoded by the coding sequence ATGCCTAAAAAGTGTGTTGTAACTGGACGCAAAGGTCGTTCTGGCCAAAACCGTTCTCACGCAATGAACGCTTCTAAGCGTAAGTTTGGTGCGAACCTGCAAAAAGTACGCATCATGGTAGACGGTAAACCAAAACGTGTTTACGTATCTGCTCGTGCGCTTAAATCAGGAAAAGTAGAACGTGTATAA
- the pknB gene encoding Stk1 family PASTA domain-containing Ser/Thr kinase produces the protein MLTGKRLSGRYHIERMIGGGGMAHVYLAYDDILNREVAVKVLRPDFADNEEFIERFHREAQAATSLSHPNIVNIYDVGEEDGIYFMVMEYVDGTTLKQSIQQRGAFSIEDSLHIMQQMTSAIQHAHENQIVHRDIKPHNILIDDHGNVKITDFGIAMALSATSITQTNSVLGSVHYLSPEQARGGMANKKSDIYSLGVVMFELLTGRLPFSGESAVSIALKHLQSETPSPRRWNDQIPQSVENIILKATAKDPFHRYESTEEMQEDLKTALQPERLNEPKFVLPDDDEQTKAIPVVTDLPQEGTHEETIVHQTQEKPSNEVKKPKKKKEKRWVWLTVLLAILLIGGAVAAFTLPSMFEEEQVEIPDVKGKDATEAVTMLQNAGLQVKTEKQVHQSIPEDHAIRTEPAAGFTVKKGFEVTLFESLGKEKVEFEDYVGRDLEEAKRDLRLKGINVEKNLITISVESDLPENQIVTQRQPTPGEKISPDELEETVVIFEISEGPKVSIPDMNGWTEEKANQFAKENGLTIGKVDRQYSEEVAEGHVISQTPSANTEVKKGATVDLTLSKGPSPKTTTVTKVIPYDSEAPEEKQRIDVYIKDVDNNIEDVALTEYMTESKAISFDVQVPYKGEASYKIYVNGSFFEGNSVKYSAVQSAEQNTEPAPKQEQEQNQNQNEGEEKQSSPSETEQAPEEQPQEE, from the coding sequence TTGCTCACAGGTAAACGTTTAAGCGGTCGGTATCATATTGAACGGATGATCGGCGGCGGAGGTATGGCACATGTCTATTTGGCGTATGATGACATTTTAAATCGGGAAGTTGCCGTGAAAGTGCTGCGGCCTGATTTTGCAGATAATGAAGAGTTTATTGAACGTTTCCATCGCGAAGCACAAGCTGCAACAAGTTTATCGCATCCAAATATCGTAAATATTTATGATGTCGGGGAAGAAGACGGCATCTATTTTATGGTGATGGAGTACGTGGATGGGACAACCTTGAAACAATCGATTCAGCAACGTGGTGCTTTTTCGATCGAAGACAGCCTTCATATTATGCAGCAAATGACGTCTGCCATTCAACACGCCCATGAAAACCAAATCGTACACCGTGATATTAAGCCGCATAATATTTTAATTGATGACCATGGGAACGTGAAAATAACTGATTTCGGGATTGCGATGGCGCTAAGTGCAACATCCATTACCCAGACAAACTCTGTGCTCGGCTCTGTGCATTATTTATCACCGGAGCAGGCTAGAGGTGGAATGGCCAATAAAAAATCAGACATCTATTCACTTGGAGTCGTTATGTTTGAACTGCTTACAGGCAGACTTCCGTTTTCAGGAGAATCAGCGGTTTCGATTGCTCTCAAGCATTTGCAATCTGAAACACCTTCACCACGAAGATGGAATGACCAAATCCCGCAGAGTGTAGAGAATATTATTTTGAAAGCAACCGCGAAAGACCCGTTTCACCGCTATGAAAGCACTGAAGAAATGCAAGAAGATTTGAAGACAGCCCTTCAACCTGAACGGTTAAATGAGCCGAAATTTGTTCTGCCTGACGATGATGAGCAAACAAAAGCCATTCCAGTTGTAACAGATTTGCCGCAGGAAGGGACGCATGAGGAAACCATTGTTCACCAAACTCAAGAAAAGCCATCAAATGAAGTCAAGAAACCAAAGAAGAAAAAGGAAAAGCGTTGGGTATGGCTTACGGTTCTGTTAGCCATTTTGCTTATTGGAGGCGCTGTAGCCGCTTTTACACTTCCTTCAATGTTTGAAGAAGAACAGGTTGAAATTCCTGATGTGAAAGGAAAAGATGCAACAGAGGCTGTTACAATGCTTCAAAATGCTGGGCTTCAAGTGAAAACGGAAAAGCAGGTTCATCAAAGTATACCAGAGGACCATGCAATACGAACGGAACCAGCTGCTGGCTTTACCGTGAAAAAAGGATTTGAAGTGACGTTATTTGAAAGCCTTGGAAAAGAAAAAGTCGAATTTGAAGATTATGTCGGCCGTGATCTAGAAGAAGCGAAACGGGATTTGCGTTTAAAAGGAATTAATGTTGAGAAAAACTTAATTACAATTTCTGTTGAAAGCGATTTACCAGAAAATCAAATTGTCACTCAACGTCAGCCGACACCTGGCGAGAAAATCAGCCCAGATGAGCTTGAAGAAACAGTTGTCATCTTTGAAATTAGTGAAGGGCCGAAAGTAAGCATCCCGGATATGAATGGCTGGACGGAAGAGAAAGCTAACCAATTTGCAAAGGAAAATGGTTTGACAATCGGGAAGGTTGATCGACAATACTCTGAGGAAGTCGCTGAAGGCCATGTCATAAGTCAAACACCAAGTGCGAATACGGAAGTGAAAAAAGGAGCCACAGTTGATTTGACTCTCTCGAAAGGACCGAGTCCAAAGACTACAACTGTCACGAAGGTTATTCCTTATGACAGCGAGGCCCCTGAAGAAAAACAACGTATTGACGTTTACATCAAGGATGTGGACAATAACATTGAAGACGTTGCCCTAACAGAATATATGACAGAATCAAAAGCCATTTCTTTCGATGTTCAAGTTCCATATAAAGGTGAAGCATCTTATAAGATTTATGTGAACGGAAGTTTTTTTGAAGGAAATAGTGTAAAATATAGTGCCGTGCAGAGTGCCGAACAAAATACAGAACCAGCTCCTAAGCAAGAGCAGGAGCAAAATCAAAACCAAAACGAAGGTGAAGAAAAACAAAGTTCACCATCTGAAACAGAGCAGGCACCAGAAGAGCAGCCACAAGAAGAATGA
- the rsgA gene encoding ribosome small subunit-dependent GTPase A, translating to MQEGKIIKALSGFYYVHSGQTITQCRGRGVFRKQKITPLVGDHVKFEAENEQEGYILDVSERKNELVRPPIANVDQAILVFSAVEPDFSSALLDRFLVLVEANHIEPLICITKMDLADEQQVSRIEQYAEDYKKIGYPVLLTSAETTEGLDILGPYLEDKISVFAGQSGVGKSSLLNALKPGLALETAHISASLGRGRHTTRHVELIPYHSGLVADTPGFSSLEFLGIESIDLADYFPEMLRLSPECKFRGCTHLAEPKCAVKAALDAGEIPNYRYEHYQTFYQEIKERKPRY from the coding sequence ATGCAGGAAGGAAAGATTATTAAAGCGTTAAGTGGGTTTTATTACGTTCATTCCGGCCAAACGATTACGCAGTGCCGCGGCCGGGGCGTCTTCAGAAAGCAGAAGATTACACCGCTTGTCGGCGATCATGTCAAATTTGAAGCGGAAAATGAACAAGAAGGTTATATTCTTGACGTAAGTGAGCGGAAGAATGAGCTCGTCCGTCCTCCGATCGCGAATGTCGATCAAGCGATTCTCGTTTTTTCAGCGGTAGAGCCAGACTTTAGCTCCGCATTGCTTGACCGTTTTCTCGTTCTAGTAGAAGCCAACCATATTGAACCGCTGATCTGTATTACGAAAATGGATTTGGCAGATGAACAGCAAGTCTCACGCATTGAGCAATATGCCGAGGATTACAAAAAAATCGGTTATCCTGTTCTGTTAACATCTGCTGAAACGACAGAAGGCTTAGATATTCTTGGTCCGTATCTAGAAGATAAAATTTCTGTATTTGCAGGGCAGTCAGGTGTTGGTAAATCATCGCTGTTGAATGCATTAAAGCCAGGTCTTGCCCTTGAAACAGCACATATCTCAGCAAGCCTAGGACGCGGCCGTCATACGACCCGGCATGTGGAGCTTATTCCATATCACTCCGGGCTGGTCGCAGATACACCTGGTTTTAGCTCACTTGAGTTCCTAGGAATTGAGTCAATTGATCTTGCTGATTATTTTCCAGAGATGCTGCGGCTGTCTCCTGAGTGTAAGTTCAGAGGCTGTACACATCTGGCTGAGCCGAAATGTGCGGTTAAAGCTGCGCTCGATGCAGGTGAGATTCCTAACTACCGTTATGAACATTATCAAACTTTCTATCAAGAAATAAAAGAACGAAAGCCGAGGTATTAA
- the sdaAB gene encoding L-serine ammonia-lyase, iron-sulfur-dependent subunit beta produces MKYKSVFDIIGPVMIGPSSSHTAGAARIGRVARSLFGRTPKWAEISFYGSFAKTYKGHGTDVAIVGGILDFDTYDERIIHSLDLAKDEGVTIQFREEEAVPDHPNTARVKIGDENGDLELVGISIGGGKIQITELNGFELKLSGNHPALLVMHNDRYGAIAGVANVLAKYEMNIGHMEVSRKEKGQRALMTIEVDQSFDDKIIDELSALPNILQVTKIVD; encoded by the coding sequence ATGAAGTATAAAAGTGTATTTGACATTATTGGCCCGGTTATGATTGGACCATCCAGTTCACATACAGCAGGAGCAGCCCGCATCGGACGTGTCGCTCGCTCGTTATTTGGACGAACGCCAAAATGGGCGGAAATTTCATTTTATGGCTCATTTGCGAAAACGTATAAAGGGCACGGGACAGATGTTGCAATTGTTGGGGGAATTCTTGATTTTGATACGTATGATGAGCGAATTATCCACTCCCTTGACCTCGCAAAAGACGAAGGTGTAACCATTCAATTTCGTGAAGAAGAAGCTGTACCGGACCATCCGAATACCGCTCGGGTAAAAATCGGTGATGAAAACGGTGACTTAGAATTAGTCGGTATTTCAATTGGGGGAGGCAAAATTCAAATTACCGAGTTAAACGGGTTTGAACTAAAGCTTTCTGGTAACCACCCTGCCCTGCTTGTGATGCACAATGACCGTTACGGTGCCATTGCAGGAGTTGCAAACGTGCTTGCAAAGTATGAAATGAATATCGGTCATATGGAAGTATCTCGTAAGGAAAAGGGGCAGCGTGCACTGATGACAATCGAAGTGGACCAGTCGTTTGATGATAAGATAATCGACGAACTGTCAGCACTTCCAAACATTCTTCAAGTTACAAAAATTGTTGATTAG
- the rpe gene encoding ribulose-phosphate 3-epimerase, whose protein sequence is MVKLAPSILSADFAKLGEEIKDVERGGADYIHVDVMDGHFVPNITIGPLIVDAIRPVTDLPLDVHLMIENPDQYIPEFAKAGADIITVHVEACPHLHRTIQLIKQQGVKAGVVLNPATPVETIQHIIEDLDMVLLMTVNPGFGGQKFIDSVVPKIKRVKELVDATGKDIEIEVDGGVNPETAKIVKDAGANVLVAGSAVFNKEDRQAAMEAIRNA, encoded by the coding sequence ATGGTTAAACTAGCACCATCGATTTTATCAGCTGATTTTGCAAAATTGGGAGAAGAGATTAAAGATGTCGAACGAGGTGGGGCCGACTACATTCACGTTGATGTGATGGACGGTCATTTCGTTCCAAATATTACGATTGGTCCGTTAATTGTCGATGCAATCCGTCCTGTAACAGACCTGCCGCTTGATGTTCACTTAATGATTGAAAATCCTGATCAATATATTCCTGAATTTGCAAAGGCTGGCGCAGATATTATTACCGTTCATGTCGAAGCATGTCCGCACTTACACCGAACGATACAGCTTATTAAGCAGCAAGGTGTGAAAGCAGGCGTTGTGCTTAACCCAGCTACACCAGTTGAAACGATTCAACATATTATTGAGGACCTAGACATGGTGCTGCTTATGACTGTAAACCCTGGTTTTGGCGGTCAGAAATTTATCGATTCAGTTGTACCGAAAATTAAGCGCGTCAAAGAACTTGTTGACGCAACAGGAAAAGACATCGAAATCGAGGTAGACGGCGGTGTTAATCCTGAAACAGCGAAAATTGTGAAGGATGCAGGTGCTAATGTACTTGTAGCAGGCTCAGCTGTCTTCAATAAAGAAGACCGTCAAGCTGCAATGGAAGCGATTCGTAACGCGTGA
- a CDS encoding Stp1/IreP family PP2C-type Ser/Thr phosphatase, translating to MIAAFESDRGKVRAHNEDAGGVFFNTAAGTCLALVADGMGGHQAGDVASSMAVKQLVQEWEKIEEFPGVAEAEEWLKTAIEDVNTSLFQYSQAHDECKGMGTTIVSALCCGEFAVVAHIGDSRCYIKNNNGFSQVTSDHSLVNELVRSGQISQEDAEHHPRKNVLMRALGTEAHVKVDSKTVTWEEGDYLLLCSDGLTNKVSDEEIADVLSADLSIEEQAAQLTNKANDGGGEDNITVAVVQHLRREQGSE from the coding sequence TTGATAGCAGCGTTTGAAAGCGACAGGGGAAAAGTGAGAGCGCACAATGAAGATGCCGGCGGCGTATTTTTTAATACAGCTGCTGGCACTTGTCTTGCGCTTGTAGCTGATGGAATGGGTGGACATCAGGCTGGTGATGTAGCAAGCAGTATGGCTGTGAAACAGCTTGTTCAAGAATGGGAAAAAATTGAAGAATTCCCAGGTGTGGCAGAAGCAGAAGAGTGGTTGAAAACTGCCATTGAAGACGTCAACACGTCGTTATTTCAATATTCTCAAGCTCATGATGAGTGCAAAGGTATGGGGACAACGATCGTTTCTGCGCTGTGCTGTGGAGAATTTGCAGTGGTTGCCCATATTGGTGACAGCCGCTGTTACATAAAAAATAACAACGGGTTTTCACAAGTGACAAGTGATCATTCGCTCGTAAATGAACTTGTCCGTTCAGGGCAAATTTCGCAAGAAGACGCAGAGCATCATCCACGCAAAAATGTTCTAATGCGTGCCCTTGGGACAGAAGCGCATGTGAAGGTTGATAGTAAAACGGTCACATGGGAAGAAGGGGATTACCTTTTACTTTGTTCTGACGGACTTACAAACAAAGTGAGTGACGAAGAAATTGCTGATGTTTTATCAGCAGATCTTTCAATTGAAGAGCAAGCGGCACAATTAACCAACAAAGCAAATGATGGCGGCGGTGAAGACAACATTACCGTTGCAGTTGTCCAGCATCTTAGAAGGGAACAGGGAAGCGAGTGA